One window from the genome of Diorhabda sublineata isolate icDioSubl1.1 chromosome 10, icDioSubl1.1, whole genome shotgun sequence encodes:
- the LOC130449555 gene encoding ras GTPase-activating protein 1, with protein MADLIRAGSGHNHGIHKDKLGSPSTGSEDGNEQETQGAIKPEQEEPDLGDSAHYAPPETQWYHGRLDRYQAEERLWECNKLGAYLVRESDRKPGSYVLSYLGRTGMNHFRITAVCGDFYIGGRQFVSLNDLVGYYKECSDLLKRERLVHPVPPPEPVNDKKRVVAILPYTKMPDTDELTFKKGDIFFVHNDMGNGWLWVTAHRTGEQGMIFRELVEDLDDSIDPNTVFPWFHPSCTKNEAVDLLVKAGPGSFLVRPSDNSPGDYSLFFHINNQIQRFRIEKKGVRYLMGGRIFECLDAVINRYRKEQIVEGYTLQHPLVVDGSKQLDWVPENQKAKSEAEKIYATLRECRDQAGLKKMRGIKHQGYLHRKSDKAAKKWKLLYFVLLVDGTDTHLYLYDNPKRTKPKGLIDLSCAYLYQVHDSLWERSHCLQLVERALPCLATVTHLAARSTEDCQDWVNALKPLCVPQLSKATSKVPRLRELRCLTLHIIDAHRLPYKLVPQPYVTIQLNNQVRVARTRTKSGPDPVWDEEFVFDDVPCDIVSFTLTVHNKGKRGKEQEVAELHVELSTLGNGEEREEWYTLSGLTPMGEWGSLRLKTRYLHDLVMPAEEYSPLQQLLIEPGLTSVKTLAEICHSDRAPLATALLRVFRAEGRETELLKELNTAEILRETETSTLFRAASLATTLMDLFMKAECGGFLQAAVLETVLRLLESKQSAELNPAKMESLDDACNNAEFLLQILDQVTLSIFMSPDACPRSVRYICGCLQKAVVAKWPDERFVRTRVVSGFIFLRLLCPALLNPRQFGLVSEQPSPSATRSLVMVAKCLQNLANLVEFGGKEPYMEVVNPFILKNKERMVVFLDQLSMVGDPGEPRITTVPDTAKELATLHHICVAHITELQAVGKLNSNIKTLVTVTDMLAKHKQKYLEMIR; from the exons ATGGCTGATCTTATACGTGCCGGTAGTGGTCACAATCACGGTATACATAAAGATAAATTAGGGTCCCCAAGCACAGGAAGTGAAGATGGAAATGAACAAGAAACCCAGGGGGCCATCAAACCTGAACAAGAAGAACCGGATTTAGGAGACAGCGCACACTATGCTCCCCCTGAAACACAGTGGTACCATGGACGTTTGGATAGGTACCAAGCTGAGGAACGACTTTGGGAATGTAATAAATTGGGGGCTTATTTAGTAAGGGAAAGTGATAGAAAACCTGGCAGCTATGTTTTATCCTATTTGGGACGAACCGGCATGAATCATTTTAGAATCACTGCCGTTTGTGGAGATTTTTATATAGGAGGTAGACAATTTGTTTCTTTGAATGATTTAGTTGGGTATTATAAAGAATGTAGTGATTTACTCAAAAGGGAAAGATTGGTTCATCCTGTTCCACCCCCAGAGCCAGTTAATGACAAAAAG AGAGTTGTTGCTATATTACCATACACAAAGATGCCAGATACTGATGAACTAACTTTCAAAAAAGGtgacatattttttgtacacaATGATATGGGCAATGGTTGGTTATGGGTAACAGCTCATAGAACTGGTGAACAAGGAATGATATTTAGGGAACTAGTAGAAGATTTAGATGATAGTATAGATCCCAATACAGTATTTCCATGGTTTCATCCGAGCTGCACAAAAAATGAGGCAGTAGACTTATTAGTAAAAG cTGGTCCTGGTAGCTTCTTAGTACGACCTAGTGATAACTCTCCAGGGGATTACTCACTGTTTTTCCACATCAATAACCAAATTCAACGAttcagaattgaaaaaaaaggtgTTAGATATTTAATGGGTGGtagaatttttgaatgtttagaCGCTGTTATTAATAGATATAGAAAGGAACAGATCGTAGAAGGGTACACATTGCAACATCCA CTTGTAGTTGATGGTTCGAAACAACTTGATTGGGTGCCTGAAAATCAAAAAGCCAAATCTGAAGCCGAAAAAATATACGCCACTCTCAGAGAATGTCGAGATCAAGCtggtttgaaaaaaatgagaggTATCAAACATCAAGGATACTTACACAGGAAATCTGACAAGGCTGCTAAGAAATGGAAACTATTGTATTTTGTACTTTTAGTAGATGGAACTGATACTCATTTATATTTGTACGATAATCCCAAAAGGACTAAACCCAAAGGACTAATAGATCTCTCATGTGCTTATTTATACCAA gtTCACGATAGCCTCTGGGAACGTTCCCATTGTCTTCAACTAGTAGAAAGGGCACTTCCTTGTTTGGCAACTGTTACTCACCTCGCTGCGCGCTCCACAGAAGATTGTCAAGATTGGGTGAATGCTCTTAAACCCCTTTGTGTACCCCAATTAAGTAAAGCTACATCTAAAGTGCCAAGATTAAGAGAACTACGTTGTCTCACATTACATATTATAGATGCACATCGGTTGCCATATAAATTAGTGCCACAACCATATGTTACCATACAACTTAACAATCAGGTTAGAGTTGCTAGAACTAGAACTAAATCAGGGCCTGATCCCGTGTGGGATGAAGAGTTTGTCTTTGA TGATGTGCCATGTGATATTGTATCATTCACTTTAACTGTTCACAATAAAGGTAAGAGAGGAAAAGAGCAGGAAGTGGCGGAACTCCATGTGGAATTATCAACATTAGGTAATGGAGAAGAAAGAGAAGAATGGTATACTCTCTCTGGACTAACGCCCATGGGCGAATGGGGATCATTAAGACTTAAAACAAG GTATTTACATGATTTGGTTATGCCGGCAGAAGAATATAGTCCTCTGCAACAATTATTAATAGAACCTGGTTTAACGTCTGTCAAAACTTTAGCAGAAATATGTCACTCCGATAGAGCTCCTTTAGCGACAGCTCTTTTAAGAGTTTTCAGAGCAGAAGGAAGAGAGACTGAATTATTGAAAGAATTAAATACAGCAGAa aTATTAAGGGAAACGGAAACATCCACTTTATTTAGAGCTGCATCCTTGGCGACAACATTGATGGACCTATTCATGAAAGCAGAATGTGGTGGCTTCCTGCAAGCTGCTGTATTGGAAACAGTGTTGAGATTATTAGAAAGTAAGCAAAGTGCTGAGTTGAATCCAGCTAAAATGGAGTCTTTGGATGACGCTTGCAATAATGctgaatttttattacaaattttagaccag gTAACGCTTAGTATATTTATGTCTCCAGACGCTTGTCCACGATCGGTACGATATATTTGTGGATGTTTGCAAAAAGCGGTCGTCGCAAAATGGCCGGATGAACGTTTCGTACGCACACGTGTCGTTTCAGGTTTTATATTTCTAAGATTATTATGTCCCGCCTTACTAAATCCGAGACAATTTGGTTTGGTAAGCGAACAGCCATCCCCATCGGCTACAAGAAGTTTGGTTATGGTCGCTAAATGCTTACAGAATTTAGCTAATTTGGTTGAATTTGGAGGAAAG